One Methanocella sp. DNA window includes the following coding sequences:
- a CDS encoding GxxExxY protein — translation MNNTPNKKYETIPPHVEDTARYAVDSAFNVHMKLGQGLLERNYEKFMEIELKKRGCTVKRQVKLPIKYDGIVYDDEYYILDMLVDDCLILELKVVENIIPLHRYQLLTYLKHSGLRLGLLINFNTANIGEGISRIIN, via the coding sequence ATGAATAACACGCCTAATAAGAAGTATGAAACCATACCTCCTCATGTGGAGGATACCGCTCGATATGCCGTTGATTCTGCCTTTAACGTCCATATGAAGCTTGGGCAAGGACTACTTGAAAGGAATTATGAAAAGTTCATGGAGATCGAGCTCAAGAAAAGGGGATGCACGGTGAAAAGACAGGTTAAACTGCCCATCAAGTACGACGGTATCGTATATGATGATGAGTACTACATCCTGGACATGCTCGTAGATGACTGTTTAATACTCGAATTAAAAGTCGTTGAAAATATTATACCATTACACCGATATCAACTTCTTACATATCTCAAACATAGCGGATTGAGACTAGGATTGCTAATCAATTTCAATACGGCTAACATAGGAGAAGGCATATCCCGAATAATAAATTAA